A DNA window from Brassica napus cultivar Da-Ae chromosome A4, Da-Ae, whole genome shotgun sequence contains the following coding sequences:
- the LOC106450225 gene encoding inorganic phosphate transporter 1-4-like: MASDQLQVLNALDVAKTQWYHFTAIIIAGMGFFTDAYDLFCISLVTKLLGRIYYHVEGSPKPGTLPPNVAAAVNGVAFCGTIVGQLFFGWLGDKLGRKKVYGMTLMVMVTCSVASGLSFGHEPKAVMSTLCFFRFWLGFGIGGDYPLSATIMAEYANKKTRGAFIAAVFAMQGFGIMAGGIFAIIISSVFEAKFPAPAYADDALGSTVSQADFVWRIVLMVGAIPAAMTYYSRSKMPETARYTALVAKDVKQAASDMSRVLQVQIETEQQEVESKEFSLFSKEFMRRHGLHLLGTTSTWFLLDIAFFSQNLFQKDIYSAIGWIPPAQTMNAIQEVFKIACAQTIIALCSAVPGYWFTVAFIDVIGRFTIQIMGFFFMMVFMFALAIPYNHWTHKENRIGFVIMYSLTFFFANFGPNATTFIVPAEIFPARFGSTCHGISAASGKVGAIVGAFGFLYLSQSPDKDKTDAGYPPGIGVRNSLIMLGVVNFLGFLFTFLVPEAKGKSLEEMSGENEDNDNNIRTVPIV, encoded by the coding sequence ATGGCAAGTGATCAGTTACAAGTGTTGAATGCACTTGATGTAGCAAAGACGCAATGGTACCATTTTACAGCGATTATAATTGCCGGAATGGGATTCTTCACCGACGCTTACGATCTCTTTTGCATCTCACTTGTCACCAAGCTCCTCGGCCGCATTTACTACCACGTGGAAGGCTCTCCGAAGCCTGGCACTCTCCCTCCTAACGTTGCTGCTGCCGTTAACGGCGTTGCCTTCTGTGGGACCATCGTAGGTCAGCTCTTTTTCGGGTGGCTTGGTGATAAGCTCGGGAGGAAGAAAGTTTATGGTATGACGTTGATGGTCATGGTCACTTGCTCTGTAGCTTCCGGTCTCTCTTTCGGGCACGAGCCAAAAGCCGTGATGTCCACGCTATGTTTTTTTAGGTTTTGGCTTGGGTTTGGGATCGGTGGTGACTATCCTTTATCCGCAACGATCATGGCTGAATACGCTAACAAGAAGACTCGTGGAGCGTTTATTGCTGCGGTTTTCGCCATGCAAGGGTTTGGAATCATGGCTGGTGGCATCTTTGCTATAATTATTTCATCTGTTTTTGAAGCTAAGTTCCCTGCGCCAGCCTATGCGGATGATGCCTTGGGATCCACGGTTTCTCAAGCAGATTTTGTATGGCGTATAGTCTTGATGGTTGGTGCTATCCCTGCCGCAATGACGTATTACTCACGGTCCAAGATGCCGGAAACCGCAAGATACACAGCTTTGGTTGCTAAAGACGTAAAGCAAGCTGCTTCAGACATGTCTAGGGTTCTGCAAGTGCAGATAGAGACAGAACAGCAGGAAGTGGAGAGCAAAGAGTTTTCCTTGTTTTCCAAGGAATTCATGAGGCGCCACGGGCTTCATTTGCTCGGCACTACATCAACCTGGTTCCTCCTTGACATTGCTTTCTTCAGTCAAAACCTCTTTCAGAAGGATATTTACAGCGCAATCGGGTGGATTCCTCCGGCTCAAACCATGAACGCGATTCAAGAAGTGTTCAAGATCGCATGTGCACAAACCATCATAGCCTTGTGTAGCGCGGTGCCTGGTTACTGGTTCACAGTTGCGTTCATCGACGTTATTGGAAGATTCACGATTCAGATAATGGGATTCTTCTTCATGATGGTCTTTATGTTTGCTCTGGCTATACCTTACAATCACTGGACTCACAAGGAGAACCGTATCGGTTTTGTAATCATGTACTCGTTAACATTCTTTTTCGCCAACTTTGGACCTAATGCTACAACCTTCATCGTACCGGCCGAAATCTTCCCGGCCCGGTTTGGATCCACATGCCATGGTATCTCTGCAGCATCAGGAAAAGTAGGTGCAATAGTTGGTGCTTTTGGGTTCTTGTACTTGTCCCAAAGTCCTGACAAGGACAAGACAGATGCAGGATACCCTCCAGGGATTGGGGTCAGGAACTCACTTATTATGTTAGGTGTGGTTAACTTCTTGGGTTTTCTCTTCACTTTCTTGGTGCCTGAAGCTAAGGGAAAGTCTCTTGAGGAAATGTCCGGTGAAAATGAAGACAACGACAACAATATTAGAACGGTCCCAATAGTATAG
- the LOC125608232 gene encoding putative F-box protein At1g33530 — MWPNSSNGCLKGSWTSQECRERCSKSKFVRNCFNNIDIALSMVELVELKRNKWKAKIQHTKGQLLAILGRVLLVCRKKQENAKPSCIIKIPDDLIEEILHRLPVKSLVRLKSVSKEWKSLMESGYLAEKHLRLLEKKYYGIVEEEMKITVHKSTSKSLCIKFFSKCGKMSSGASSGGLLRVAGSCNGLVCVHELDSVNVYLCNPMTGVTRTLTPPPQANNKLSVGFGIDVVTGTYKVVLFYYGLGTVVFDFGTSKWRPTAGPMPLSCIPRPDRNPVFVNGSLFWLLKNNFSEILVMDLHTEKFRTLSTPSDMGVTVGEIYMCSFEDRVCFFNFRQIYNFRQGVRSYVWVLLKNERWESTTDNFLGIRSPPISLNSAWFSQTLVSPCQSSSSTCIRYRQRQRSSASAQYCQ; from the exons ATGTGGCCCAACTCTTCAAACGGTTGTCTGAAGGGATCGTGGACATCTCAAGAATGTCGAGAACGTTGCTCAAAGTC AAAATTTGTGCGgaattgttttaataatatagatatagcTCTGTCAATGGTGGAACTGGTTGAGTTGAAGAGAAACAAATGGAAGGCGAAGATCCAACATACCAAAGGGCAGCTTTTAGCGATTTTGGGCAGAGTTTTATTAGTTTGTCGTAAGAAACAAGAAAATGCAAAACCTAGCTGTATCATCAAGATACCGGATGATTTAATAGAAGAGATTCTTCACCGTCTTCCGGTGAAATCGTTGGTAAGATTAAAATCAGTATCGAAAGAATGGAAATCATTGATGGAATCCGGCTATTTAGCAGAGAAACACCTCCGTCTCCTTGAGAAAAAGTATTATGGAATtgttgaagaagagatgaaaATCACTGTTCACAAGTCCACATCGAAAAGCTTGTGTATCAAGTTTTTCTCGAAATGCGGTAAAATGAGTTCTGGAGCAAGTTCAGGAGGTCTTCTTCGAGTTGCTGGTTCTTGTAATGGTTTGGTATGCGTACACGAGTTGGATTCTGTCAACGTTTATCTATGCAACCCAATGACAGGTGTGACCCGGACACTTACTCCTCCTCCTCAAGCTAACAACAAACTTTCAGTTGGGTTTGGGATAGATGTTGTGACAGGAACATACAAAGTGGTGCTTTTTTATTATGGCTTGGGAACAGTGGTTTTCGATTTCGGCACTAGCAAGTGGAGGCCAACCGCTGGTCCAATGCCACTTTCTTGCATTCCGCGTCCTGATAGAAACCCAGTCTTTGTAAACGGCTCACTCTTCTGGTTGTTGAAAAATAACTTTTCCGAGATACTAGTCATGGATCTTCACACTGAAAAGTTTCGTACTTTGTCCACACCCAGCGATATGGGTGTGACAGTGGGTGAAATTTACATGTGCAGTTTCGAGGATCGTGTCTGTTTCTTTAATTTCAGACAAATCTATAATTTCAGACAAGGTGTGCGTTCGTACGTGTGGGTCCTTTTAAAGAACGAGAGGTGGGAGAGCACTACAGATAACTTCTTAGGTATCCGTAGTCCTCCAATAAGCTTGAATTCAGCTTGGTTTTCACAGACCTTAGTTTCTCCTTGTCAGTCGTCGTCTAGCACATGTATCCGTTATAGACAAAGACAGAGGAGTAGTGCATCTGCACAATATTGTCAGTAG
- the LOC111215203 gene encoding NDR1/HIN1-like protein 10: protein MAEQPLNGAFYGPSVPPPAPKGYFRRPGHSRGCGCCLLSFVVKVIIAIIVILGIAALIFWLIVRPRAIKFHVTEASLTRFEHTSPDNILRYNLALTVPVRNPNKRIGVYYDRIDAHAYYDGKRFSSTTLAPFYQGHKNTTVLRPMFQGQNLVMFNAGELRTYNEESIAGVYNIEIKFRLRVRFKLGDLKSRRVKPKVNCEDIRLPLSTFNGTTTSATVLPLKCDFDF, encoded by the coding sequence ATGGCTGAACAACCTCTCAACGGTGCCTTCTACGGTCCATCAGTCCCACCACCGGCTCCTAAAGGCTACTTCCGCCGACCCGGGCACAGCCGCGGTTGTGGCTGCTGCCTCCTCAGCTTCGTTGTCAAAGTCATCATAGCCATTATTGTCATCCTTGGCATAGCCGCTCTTATCTTCTGGCTCATCGTCCGTCCTCGCGCCATCAAGTTTCACGTGACCGAAGCGTCTCTTACGCGCTTTGAACACACTTCCCCGGACAACATTTTAAGGTATAACCTAGCCCTCACAGTTCCTGTCCGCAACCCTAACAAGAGGATCGGAGTCTACTACGACAGGATCGACGCTCATGCGTACTACGATGGAAAGCGGTTTAGTTCCACCACGTTAGCTCCTTTCTATCAAGGACACAAGAACACGACCGTTCTCAGACCAATGTTCCAAGGCCAAAACCTTGTTATGTTCAACGCCGGAGAGTTACGGACTTACAACGAGGAGAGTATCGCCGGAGTTTACAATATTGAGATCAAATTTAGGCTTAGGGTTAGGTTTAAGCTTGGGGACTTGAAGTCTCGGAGGGTTAAGCCTAAGGTTAACTGCGAGGATATAAGGCTTCCTTTAAGTACGTTCAACGGAACTACAACCTCCGCTACCGTTCTCCCTCTCAAGTGCGACTTCGATTTTTAA
- the LOC111215204 gene encoding protein SMAX1-LIKE 3-like: MRSGGCSVQQSLTHEAANMVKQAMALARRRGHAQVTPLHVASTMLSASTGLLRTACLQSNTHPLQCRALELCFNVSLNRLPTSTGSPMLVPCISNALVAAFKRAQAHLRRGSLENQQQPILAVKIDPEQLVISILDDPGVSRVMREAGFSSPHVKSKVEQSVSLMFSSKKPKLTSAVRNKDIINGVDNRVAERRETFSEIENGTVLECSMKTSSRVTTALPAWLQKYKNENQSNRTDLDNSISDSVYIRPSEKTLDLSSLSPSSSSNTYAHTREVEYPSRFNELNDENLRTLCDALISKAQSQKDVIPAIAKAILSCRSRSAPRKLSNGNRKEETWLLFQGVDVEAKEKIGRELAELVFGSQNSFVSINLRDKKRRRDEDSLSYTQRLFEAVSCDPHRVFFVEDIGEADYLCQMGFKRAIERGRVQSENGEEALLRDAIVILCCERFISRSRSCSPPEEERKMRSSCISLDLNLSLHHDGDDDGHCSDHIGLLDAVDAHIIFSNSAT, translated from the exons ATGAGAAGTGGAGGTTGTAGTGTCCAGCAATCCCTCACGCATGAAGCTGCAAACATGGTGAAACAAGCCATGGCCTTGGCTAGACGGCGAGGGCATGCTCAGGTCACGCCTCTCCATGTGGCTAGCACCATGCTCTCTGCTTCCACAGGTTTACTCAGAACAGCTTGCCTCCAATCCAACACTCATCCTCTTCAGTGCAGAGCACTTGAGCTCTGTTTCAACGTCTCTCTCAACCGCCTCCCAACTTCCACAGGGAGTCCTATGTTGGTCCCTTGTATATCTAACGCTCTGGTGGCAGCTTTCAAGCGTGCACAGGCTCACCTGCGGCGTGGCTCCCTCGAGAACCAGCAACAACCAATCTTAGCCGTCAAGATTGACCCTGAGCAGCTTGTAATCTCCATTCTTGATGATCCTGGTGTCAGCAGAGTGATGAGAGAGGCTGGTTTCTCAAGTCCTCACGTGAAGAGCAAGGTGGAGCAATCTGTGTCTTTGATGTTCTCCTCCAAGAAACCTAAACTAACTTCCGCAGTAAGGAACAAAGATATCATAAACGGTGTAGACAATCGGGTGGCTGAGAGGAGGGAGACCTTCAG TGAGATCGAAAACGGGACCGTTCTAGAATGCTCAATGAAGACAAGCAGTAGAGTGACCACTGCTCTCCCAGCGTGGCTTCAGAAGTACAAGAACGAGAACCAAAGTAACAGAACT GATTTAGATAACTCAATCTCTGATTCAGTATACATAAGACCATCTGAGAAAACTCTAGACCTTTCTTCTCtgtctccttcctcttcttccaatACTTACGCTCATACAAGAGAGGTGGAGTATCCCTCCAGGTTTAATGAGTTGAATGATGAAAACCTAAGAACTCTATGCGATGCCTTGATAAGCAAGGCACAAAGCCAGAAGGATGTGATCCCTGCTATCGCAAAAGCTAtcttaagttgtaggtcaagaTCAGCACCTAGGAAGCTAAGCAACGGGAACCGAAAAGAAGAAACATGGTTACTTTTCCAAGGTGTGGATGTTGAGGCCAAAGAGAAGATAGGTAGAGAGTTGGCAGAGCTTGTGTTTGGGTCTCAGAACAGTTTTGTCTCAATTAACTTGAGAGacaagaaaaggaggagagATGAAGATAGCTTGAGCTACACTCAGAGATTGTTCGAAGCCGTGTCTTGTGATCCACACAGAGTGTTCTTCGTAGAAGATATAGGTGAAGCTGACTATTTATGTCAGATGGGTTTCAAGAGGGccattgagagaggaagagtcCAAAGTGAAAATGGTGAAGAAGCTTTGCTTAGAGACGCCATAGTGATCTTGTGCTGTGAAAGATTTATCTCGAGATCAAGAAGTTGTTCACCtccagaagaagagagaaagatgagGAGTTCTTGTATATCTCTCGATCTAAACCTCTCTCTCCAtcatgatggtgatgatgatggacATTGCAGTGATCATATTGGATTACTTGACGCTGTAGATGCACACATTATTTTCAGCAACTCGGCAACATGA